One Olsenella sp. oral taxon 807 DNA segment encodes these proteins:
- a CDS encoding glycosyltransferase family 2 protein → MVDEADQGGEARKISVVVPCYNEADNVIPMHDAITEQFAKALPGYDYDIIFIDNCSTDGTRDKLRLLCAQDERTRVILNSRNFGQFNSPFYGMCQADGDAVITICCDFQDPVDLIPKFVHAWEEGHTVVSAIKTNSDEGRVLRLLRTCYYKLIRKMSDVSQIEHFTGTGLYDQRFIQVLKDLDDPQPFLRGIVAELGPANRKDIPYRQAGRRAGKTHNSFTTLYDAAMLSFTSYTKVPLRLATIGGFVVSAITLLLAVVFLVLKLLNWNQYAAGMAPLVILVLLIGSTQTFFIGLLGEYVLTINSRTMKRPLVVEEERLNWPADRPRKGEGPRE, encoded by the coding sequence ATGGTTGACGAGGCGGATCAGGGTGGGGAAGCTAGGAAGATCTCGGTGGTGGTACCTTGCTACAACGAGGCCGATAATGTCATACCCATGCATGACGCGATCACAGAGCAGTTCGCGAAGGCGCTGCCCGGCTACGACTATGACATCATCTTCATCGACAACTGCTCCACGGATGGCACCCGTGATAAGCTGCGCCTTCTGTGTGCCCAGGACGAGCGCACCCGCGTGATCCTCAACTCTCGCAACTTTGGGCAGTTCAACTCCCCGTTCTATGGCATGTGTCAGGCGGACGGCGATGCGGTCATCACCATCTGCTGCGATTTCCAGGATCCTGTCGACCTCATCCCCAAGTTCGTTCACGCTTGGGAGGAGGGGCATACGGTCGTCTCTGCCATCAAGACGAACTCAGATGAGGGTAGGGTGCTACGCCTGCTCAGGACCTGCTACTACAAGCTTATCCGCAAGATGAGCGACGTGAGTCAGATCGAGCACTTCACTGGGACGGGACTCTATGACCAACGCTTCATACAAGTCCTCAAGGACCTCGACGATCCCCAACCCTTCCTTCGTGGCATTGTCGCGGAGCTTGGTCCTGCCAACCGCAAGGACATACCGTATCGCCAGGCAGGCAGGCGAGCCGGCAAGACGCACAACAGCTTCACGACCCTCTATGATGCCGCTATGCTCTCCTTCACGAGCTATACCAAGGTGCCCCTAAGGCTGGCGACGATAGGCGGCTTTGTCGTCTCGGCCATTACCCTCCTGCTTGCGGTGGTATTTCTTGTCTTGAAGCTCTTGAACTGGAACCAGTATGCGGCGGGTATGGCACCTCTGGTCATCTTGGTCCTTTTGATCGGGTCTACGCAGACCTTCTTCATAGGACTTCTGGGGGAGTATGTCCTCACGATCAACTCGCGTACCATGAAGCGGCCGCTCGTCGTCGAGGAGGAACGCCTCAACTGGCCAGCTGACAGGCCAAGGAAGGGTGAGGGGCCGCGCGAGTAG
- a CDS encoding NAD(P)-dependent oxidoreductase, with translation MSRDIRRAFVTGATSMVGSSVVRACLEEGMEVIAAVRPHSRRMGNLPDNEGVSQLECELSSLAQLDTSQIEPCDAFFHIAWAGSAGPVRDDAQLQTANIGYAVAAAQLASRLGCRVFVGAGSQAECGRVDGDITVNMVGVPETGYGIAKQASCQMTRLVCERVGMDHVWSRILSVYGPGDAPHTMVMNVIRDALRGVDPPCTKGEQLWDYLYADDCGRALLAMAHGGRSGYVYPVGSGTCRPLADLIWQICDACATGAVPKLGAIPYYDKQVMHLRADIRSLTEDTGFSPTVSFDEGIDRTIKWCRG, from the coding sequence ATGAGTCGCGATATCAGGCGCGCGTTCGTCACGGGTGCGACCAGCATGGTCGGCTCGTCTGTTGTGCGTGCATGCTTGGAAGAGGGGATGGAGGTCATCGCCGCCGTTCGACCTCACTCCAGGCGCATGGGAAACCTCCCTGATAATGAGGGGGTGTCCCAGCTTGAGTGCGAGTTGAGCTCCCTTGCCCAACTTGATACCTCTCAGATCGAACCCTGTGACGCCTTCTTCCATATTGCATGGGCAGGGTCGGCGGGTCCAGTTCGTGATGACGCACAGCTCCAGACCGCAAACATTGGCTATGCCGTGGCGGCCGCCCAGCTCGCAAGTCGCCTTGGATGTCGTGTCTTTGTCGGAGCTGGGTCTCAGGCGGAGTGTGGTCGCGTTGATGGAGACATCACCGTAAACATGGTCGGGGTGCCCGAGACGGGATATGGCATAGCCAAGCAAGCCTCATGTCAAATGACGAGGCTTGTGTGCGAGCGCGTTGGTATGGACCATGTGTGGTCTCGCATTCTGAGCGTGTATGGTCCGGGGGATGCCCCCCACACCATGGTCATGAATGTGATCAGAGATGCCCTGCGAGGTGTCGACCCACCTTGCACGAAGGGGGAGCAGCTTTGGGACTATCTCTATGCTGATGACTGCGGTAGAGCACTGTTGGCCATGGCACATGGTGGTAGATCTGGTTATGTCTACCCAGTGGGGAGTGGCACATGCAGGCCCTTGGCTGATCTCATCTGGCAGATATGCGATGCTTGCGCCACCGGGGCCGTTCCTAAGCTGGGCGCGATCCCATACTACGACAAGCAGGTCATGCATCTGAGAGCGGATATACGGTCTCTTACGGAAGACACCGGCTTCAGCCCGACCGTATCGTTTGATGAGGGGATTGACCGGACCATCAAGTGGTGCAGGGGGTAG
- a CDS encoding HAD family hydrolase: MSRRLVIFDADGTLVDTVEDVAECFNQALVAAGYPSSTLEGVSAQLGKPLEEIVRGILPPDVAREDAAVTAVSQAYRKTYASSPKSRTRPYPGVSKALRQLLDSGMQIAVNSNKPHDNLVRLMDRFFRGLPLLVSGYGNVGIKSAKPDPEGARWLMTKAKVTPAETLYVGDTRIDVDTASNAGVGCVVVAWGQGTDELYRDPRIERVVMDTDELIAACGR; encoded by the coding sequence GTGAGTAGACGCCTTGTCATATTTGATGCCGATGGGACGCTGGTAGATACCGTCGAGGACGTGGCTGAGTGCTTCAATCAGGCGTTGGTGGCCGCAGGTTACCCCTCGAGCACGCTCGAGGGCGTGTCTGCGCAGCTGGGAAAGCCCCTTGAGGAGATCGTCAGGGGCATCCTTCCTCCGGACGTCGCAAGAGAAGACGCCGCTGTCACGGCGGTCTCGCAGGCCTATCGGAAGACATATGCGTCTTCTCCCAAGTCAAGGACCCGTCCTTATCCAGGAGTTAGCAAGGCCCTGCGACAGCTGCTCGACAGCGGCATGCAAATTGCGGTGAACAGCAACAAGCCCCATGATAACCTTGTCAGGCTGATGGATAGGTTCTTCAGGGGCCTGCCTCTTTTAGTTTCCGGCTATGGCAACGTTGGGATCAAAAGCGCCAAGCCCGATCCCGAGGGCGCACGATGGCTCATGACTAAGGCCAAGGTGACTCCCGCCGAGACGCTGTACGTCGGTGACACTCGCATCGATGTAGATACGGCCAGCAACGCGGGGGTAGGCTGCGTTGTGGTCGCTTGGGGTCAGGGGACCGATGAGCTTTACCGTGACCCTAGGATCGAGCGCGTCGTTATGGACACTGACGAGCTAATTGCTGCATGTGGGAGATGA
- a CDS encoding aldolase/citrate lyase family protein: MNQVGRKMVDILKSLKEEYGCVAVKAEFEAEGSRTDEMIMLTEVLNTVNMPLTIKIGGCEAVRDLDQCKLLGASGIMAPMIETPFALSKFKGAARKVYGDAMGGINWVINAETKTCKKNYSDILAEGQGFLDMVGIGRVDFSASCGLTRADINNDFMLESCIDLAKQSRGAGLKVAFGGGISFDAIPFIKAMAPYADRFETRKVHFEVTDDERILKGGILSAMRFETLYLENKCTYYDSMANEDRSRLKMMRERIERAEA, translated from the coding sequence ATGAATCAGGTTGGTAGGAAGATGGTCGATATCCTCAAGTCCCTCAAGGAGGAGTATGGTTGCGTTGCCGTGAAGGCTGAGTTTGAGGCCGAGGGTTCAAGGACGGACGAGATGATCATGCTCACTGAGGTCCTGAATACGGTCAATATGCCCCTAACCATCAAGATCGGAGGTTGCGAGGCAGTGCGCGACCTGGATCAATGCAAGCTCCTTGGTGCGAGTGGCATCATGGCGCCGATGATCGAGACCCCCTTTGCGCTCTCTAAGTTCAAAGGTGCTGCTCGAAAGGTCTACGGAGACGCGATGGGTGGCATTAACTGGGTGATCAATGCGGAAACCAAAACCTGCAAGAAAAATTATTCCGACATTCTTGCCGAAGGGCAGGGCTTCTTAGACATGGTCGGCATCGGGCGCGTAGACTTCTCCGCATCCTGCGGCCTCACGCGTGCGGATATCAACAATGACTTCATGCTCGAGAGCTGCATCGACCTCGCCAAGCAGTCACGCGGTGCCGGGTTGAAGGTTGCCTTTGGTGGCGGTATCTCGTTTGACGCCATCCCCTTCATTAAGGCCATGGCCCCTTATGCAGATCGCTTTGAGACGCGTAAGGTGCACTTTGAGGTGACTGACGACGAGAGGATCCTCAAAGGCGGCATCCTTTCTGCCATGAGGTTCGAGACGCTTTACCTTGAGAACAAGTGCACCTACTATGACTCGATGGCGAACGAGGACCGCTCGCGTCTTAAGATGATGCGTGAGCGGATCGAGAGGGCCGAGGCGTAG
- a CDS encoding thiamine pyrophosphate-binding protein, whose protein sequence is MRVADYMAQFIVGYGITDLFSVVGGGAMHLNDAFGHHGGLHVTYNHHEQACAMAAESYARLTGRIAAVCVTTGPGGTNAITGVLGGWLDSIPMLVISGQVKFTTTVASCPELGLRQLGDQEWHIVDTVRDMTKYAVMVTDPLRVSYHLEKALYAATHGRPGPCWVDVPLNVQAAEIDPGDLVHFDASREGIGSLPAREYPEPVSAAIVSDLFARVHAAKAPVILAGGGIRTAHAYDEFRSFIAKLQIPVCTAWNAHDLMADDDELYAGRPGTVGTRGGNFVIQNADLVISLACRMNVRQVSYNWENFARGAYLVAVDIDEAELAKPTLSIDLPIHADIRDFLGVANRHPECFDRSEHQSWHEFCQNLNRRYPADLPAYKERRTPVNPYYFLDVLSRRLPADQVTVTSNGAACVCSFQTMRIKQGQRLFTNSGVASMGYGLPAAVGAAVARGGGSVLCIEGDGSIMMNLQELETISYNGLNVKVVILNNDGYHSIRQTQTNTFNANFCGVDKDSGVGSPNWGRVAAAFDLPFVRIDSTDGLTVAIDALLATDGPVVCEAVVGHEQNFEPKLSSRRLDDGTIISPSLEDMSPFLSREEMAQNRFGG, encoded by the coding sequence ATGCGCGTAGCGGACTACATGGCGCAGTTTATCGTGGGCTATGGCATCACGGACCTGTTCTCGGTGGTCGGTGGCGGTGCCATGCACCTCAACGATGCCTTTGGTCACCACGGAGGCCTGCATGTGACCTACAACCACCATGAGCAGGCCTGTGCCATGGCAGCCGAGAGCTACGCCCGACTGACGGGGCGTATCGCGGCAGTCTGCGTCACCACGGGTCCTGGTGGCACCAACGCGATCACCGGCGTGCTCGGAGGGTGGCTCGACTCCATCCCCATGCTCGTGATCTCGGGTCAGGTGAAGTTCACGACGACAGTCGCGTCCTGCCCCGAGCTTGGGCTTCGACAGCTTGGGGACCAGGAGTGGCATATCGTCGACACGGTGAGGGACATGACCAAGTATGCCGTGATGGTCACCGATCCCCTCAGGGTCTCCTACCACCTCGAGAAGGCCCTCTACGCCGCGACGCACGGGCGCCCGGGCCCCTGTTGGGTGGACGTCCCTCTTAACGTACAGGCCGCAGAGATCGACCCCGGTGACCTCGTGCACTTCGATGCCTCTCGGGAGGGTATCGGTAGCCTTCCGGCACGGGAGTATCCTGAGCCCGTCTCTGCCGCAATCGTCTCCGACCTGTTTGCCAGGGTCCATGCCGCCAAGGCACCGGTCATCCTTGCCGGTGGTGGCATCCGGACTGCCCATGCCTACGATGAGTTCCGATCCTTCATAGCGAAGCTGCAGATCCCCGTCTGCACTGCGTGGAACGCGCACGACCTCATGGCTGACGATGATGAGCTCTACGCGGGACGTCCCGGCACGGTGGGGACGCGTGGGGGGAACTTCGTGATTCAGAATGCCGATCTTGTCATATCCCTTGCGTGTCGCATGAACGTGCGGCAGGTGAGCTATAACTGGGAGAACTTCGCGAGGGGGGCCTACCTGGTTGCCGTCGACATCGACGAGGCGGAGCTTGCAAAGCCAACCCTGAGCATCGATCTGCCGATCCACGCTGATATTAGGGACTTCTTGGGCGTGGCAAATCGCCATCCGGAATGCTTTGACAGGTCCGAGCACCAGAGCTGGCATGAGTTTTGCCAGAACCTGAATCGTCGCTATCCGGCAGACCTCCCCGCCTACAAGGAGAGGCGCACGCCAGTAAACCCCTATTACTTCCTCGATGTGCTGTCACGGCGCTTGCCCGCTGACCAAGTCACGGTTACGAGCAATGGCGCGGCCTGTGTCTGTTCGTTCCAGACGATGCGGATCAAGCAAGGACAGCGCCTCTTTACTAACTCTGGCGTCGCCTCGATGGGCTATGGCCTGCCTGCGGCCGTGGGAGCTGCGGTGGCGAGGGGAGGAGGCAGCGTCTTGTGCATCGAGGGTGACGGATCCATCATGATGAACCTGCAGGAGTTGGAGACGATCTCCTACAACGGGCTTAACGTGAAGGTCGTCATTCTCAACAACGACGGGTACCACTCCATCCGCCAAACGCAGACCAATACGTTCAACGCGAACTTCTGTGGTGTGGATAAGGACAGCGGCGTAGGAAGCCCCAACTGGGGCAGGGTGGCGGCAGCATTCGATCTCCCGTTCGTTCGCATCGACAGTACTGACGGTCTTACGGTTGCCATAGATGCCCTCCTTGCCACCGATGGACCAGTTGTCTGCGAGGCGGTTGTTGGTCACGAGCAGAACTTCGAACCTAAGCTCTCGTCGAGGAGGCTCGACGATGGCACCATCATCTCGCCATCCCTAGAGGACATGAGTCCATTTTTGAGTAGGGAGGAGATGGCCCAGAACAGGTTCGGGGGCTAG
- the rfbH gene encoding lipopolysaccharide biosynthesis protein RfbH: MAFEGKSEAEAREEILSLVSEYCDSYHNQGKPFVPGDRISYASRVYDHSEMVNLVDASLDFWLTAGPWTAKFERAFARYLGVRFASVVNSGSSANLLAFATLTAPELGERAIRRGDEVITVAAGFPTTITPIIQFGAVPVFIDVTVPQYNVDVTRLEAALNPGRTKAVMMAHTLGNPFDLAAVKAFCDEHGLWLVEDNCDALGSRYTIDGTPRLTGTIGDIGTSSFYPPHHMTMGEGGATYTDDPKLNIIMRSIRDWGRDCRCASGQDNLCGHRFDGQHGELPKGYDHKYVYSHFGYNLKATDLQAAVGCAQLEKFPSFVERRRHNWAYLREALEPVSDRLILPEPALHSEPSWFGFLMTCREGTERKRVVPAVEAAGVQTRMLFAGNIVRHPCFDSIRGSDAYRVVGDLDVTDRIMRDTFWVGVYPGMTDEKLDYMATAIAGAVRGA; the protein is encoded by the coding sequence GTGGCGTTTGAGGGCAAGAGCGAGGCAGAGGCGAGGGAGGAGATCCTCTCCCTCGTGAGCGAGTACTGTGACAGCTACCACAACCAGGGCAAGCCCTTCGTTCCGGGGGACCGGATCAGCTACGCGTCGCGCGTCTACGATCACAGTGAGATGGTCAACCTCGTTGACGCGTCTCTCGACTTCTGGCTCACGGCAGGACCGTGGACCGCCAAGTTCGAGCGTGCCTTCGCGCGCTACCTTGGCGTGCGCTTCGCCAGCGTGGTCAACTCGGGGTCCTCTGCGAACCTCCTCGCGTTCGCGACCCTGACGGCACCCGAGCTCGGCGAGCGGGCCATCCGTCGTGGCGACGAGGTCATCACCGTCGCCGCAGGCTTTCCCACCACCATCACGCCCATCATCCAGTTTGGTGCCGTGCCGGTCTTCATTGATGTCACCGTTCCCCAGTACAACGTAGACGTCACGCGTCTTGAGGCTGCCCTCAACCCCGGCAGGACCAAGGCCGTCATGATGGCGCACACCTTGGGCAATCCCTTCGATCTTGCCGCCGTCAAGGCCTTCTGCGACGAGCACGGGCTCTGGCTCGTCGAGGACAACTGCGACGCCCTCGGCTCGCGCTACACGATTGACGGCACGCCCCGTCTTACGGGGACCATCGGCGACATCGGCACCTCGTCCTTCTACCCCCCGCACCACATGACGATGGGGGAGGGTGGGGCCACCTATACCGACGACCCCAAGCTCAACATTATCATGCGTTCCATACGCGACTGGGGTCGCGACTGCCGCTGTGCCTCGGGCCAGGACAACCTCTGCGGACACCGTTTTGACGGGCAGCACGGTGAGCTTCCCAAGGGCTATGACCACAAGTACGTCTACTCGCACTTTGGCTACAACCTCAAGGCGACGGACCTGCAGGCGGCCGTCGGCTGCGCCCAGCTCGAGAAGTTTCCCTCCTTCGTGGAGAGGCGCAGGCACAACTGGGCGTATCTGCGAGAGGCGCTTGAGCCCGTCTCTGACAGGCTCATCCTTCCCGAACCCGCCTTGCACTCGGAGCCGAGCTGGTTTGGTTTCCTCATGACCTGTCGTGAGGGGACGGAGCGCAAGAGGGTCGTGCCCGCCGTCGAGGCGGCCGGCGTGCAGACGAGGATGCTCTTCGCGGGCAACATCGTCCGTCACCCCTGCTTTGATAGCATCCGTGGCAGCGACGCCTACCGCGTGGTGGGGGACCTCGACGTCACCGATCGCATCATGCGCGACACCTTCTGGGTGGGCGTCTACCCGGGCATGACCGACGAGAAGCTCGACTACATGGCCACGGCCATCGCAGGCGCCGTGAGGGGGGCCTGA
- the rfbG gene encoding CDP-glucose 4,6-dehydratase has protein sequence MPPKLVGTGLRDRLSSFFGGRGVLVTGSTGFKGSWLCRTLLHLGAKVSGYALEPPTNPSLFDLVGLGNQMDQTVADVRDLDALRRCFERTCPHAVLHLAAQPLVIDSYQRPRHTYETNVMGTVNVLECVRSCESVRTFLNVTTDKVYENLERPGYGYREDDKLDGFDPYSNSKSCSELVTHSYARSFFAPGALGAAAGRCAISTARAGNVIGGGDFADNRIVPDCVRAARSGTVMTIRNPSSVRPYQHVLEPLLLYLTLVMRQDEDTSLAGWYNVGPDDADCVTTGQIVGMFADAWGDGFSFEARRVDGPHEAGLLRLDNSKAKDKLGWQPVWDVREALRRTVEWSRAWVVGGTAAASDAMDKQIDDYLEELI, from the coding sequence ATGCCGCCTAAGCTCGTTGGCACGGGTCTGCGCGATCGGCTGTCCTCCTTCTTCGGGGGAAGAGGCGTGCTCGTCACCGGCTCGACCGGCTTCAAGGGTTCTTGGCTCTGTCGCACCCTGCTGCACCTGGGTGCCAAGGTGTCGGGCTATGCGCTTGAACCTCCCACGAACCCGAGTCTGTTTGACTTGGTAGGCCTGGGCAACCAGATGGACCAGACGGTGGCGGACGTGAGGGACCTCGACGCCCTCAGGCGCTGCTTCGAGCGCACCTGTCCTCACGCCGTGCTTCACCTCGCTGCCCAGCCCTTGGTCATCGACTCCTACCAGAGGCCCCGCCACACCTATGAGACCAACGTCATGGGGACGGTCAACGTGCTCGAGTGCGTGCGCTCGTGCGAGAGCGTCAGGACCTTCCTCAACGTGACCACAGACAAGGTGTACGAGAACCTCGAGCGTCCGGGCTACGGCTACAGGGAGGATGACAAGCTCGACGGCTTTGACCCGTACTCCAACTCCAAGAGCTGCTCGGAGCTCGTGACGCACTCCTACGCGAGAAGCTTCTTCGCCCCAGGCGCCCTCGGAGCCGCAGCTGGCCGCTGCGCCATCTCGACGGCCCGGGCGGGCAACGTCATCGGCGGCGGTGACTTCGCAGACAACCGGATCGTTCCCGATTGCGTGCGTGCCGCCCGGTCGGGCACTGTCATGACTATACGCAACCCCAGCTCGGTGCGGCCCTACCAGCACGTCCTCGAGCCCCTGCTGCTGTACCTGACCCTCGTCATGAGGCAGGATGAGGATACGAGCCTCGCGGGGTGGTACAACGTCGGCCCAGATGACGCCGACTGCGTGACGACGGGCCAGATCGTGGGGATGTTCGCCGACGCGTGGGGCGATGGCTTCTCCTTCGAGGCGCGTCGCGTGGACGGGCCCCACGAGGCGGGCCTCCTGAGGCTCGACAACTCGAAGGCAAAGGACAAGCTTGGCTGGCAGCCCGTCTGGGACGTGCGTGAGGCGCTGAGGAGAACGGTCGAATGGTCCCGCGCCTGGGTCGTCGGGGGTACCGCCGCCGCGTCTGATGCCATGGACAAGCAGATCGATGACTACCTAGAGGAGCTGATATAG
- the rfbF gene encoding glucose-1-phosphate cytidylyltransferase, which produces MKVVILAGGFGSRISEESHLRPKPMIEIGRYPILWHIMKGYSHFGFNDFVICAGYRQDVIKEYFEDYFLHRSDVTFDFTNGQRDMVVHNTSVEPWRVTVADTGYATMTAGRINRIRPYVDDEPFMLTYGDGVSDVDPNDILAFHRASGAIVTLTAVKASQRFGVLDIDDGGCVGDFREKSDSDDAYINGGFMVCEPRVFDVINQREDPDGDDFSGVTLEALARSGKLSAYRYDGFWSCMDTQRDMQQLISLWNAGNAPWKVW; this is translated from the coding sequence ATGAAGGTCGTTATTCTGGCGGGGGGCTTCGGCTCGCGCATCAGCGAGGAGAGTCACCTGCGCCCCAAGCCCATGATCGAAATCGGTAGGTACCCCATCCTGTGGCACATCATGAAGGGCTACTCCCACTTCGGCTTCAACGACTTCGTGATCTGCGCGGGGTACAGGCAGGACGTGATCAAGGAGTACTTCGAGGACTACTTCCTGCACCGAAGCGACGTGACCTTTGACTTCACCAACGGTCAGCGCGACATGGTGGTCCACAACACCTCGGTGGAGCCTTGGCGTGTCACCGTCGCCGACACCGGTTACGCTACCATGACGGCGGGCCGGATCAATCGCATACGGCCCTATGTTGACGATGAGCCGTTCATGCTCACGTACGGCGACGGCGTCTCTGACGTCGACCCCAACGACATCCTCGCCTTCCACAGGGCATCGGGTGCTATCGTCACGCTCACCGCCGTCAAGGCCTCCCAACGCTTCGGCGTGCTCGACATCGATGACGGGGGCTGCGTGGGGGACTTCCGCGAGAAGAGCGACAGCGACGACGCGTACATCAACGGCGGCTTCATGGTCTGTGAGCCGAGGGTGTTCGATGTCATCAACCAGCGGGAGGACCCGGACGGGGACGACTTCTCTGGCGTGACCCTCGAGGCGTTGGCACGATCCGGCAAGCTCTCGGCATATCGCTACGACGGCTTCTGGAGCTGCATGGACACCCAGCGTGACATGCAGCAGCTGATATCGCTCTGGAATGCGGGGAACGCCCCCTGGAAGGTGTGGTGA
- a CDS encoding type II toxin-antitoxin system RelE/ParE family toxin: MGDYRALCEIRDEEFVVLVLEIGHRCDIYEN; encoded by the coding sequence GTGGGTGACTACCGCGCCCTTTGTGAGATTCGCGATGAAGAGTTCGTGGTGCTCGTCCTCGAAATCGGCCATCGGTGCGATATCTACGAAAACTAA